A window of Fodinibius salinus contains these coding sequences:
- a CDS encoding SPOR domain-containing protein: MSFYKYSNFLAFLFFFLFIISAGVLGQNRDQLPSEFREYTNPEEVVTFDRTTSFKRAVDVINDFAQNFRDKIVLDKSGTEGNIGISVPAMHWFDALKLILRANDLVLKEDKDIYEIVTIASQQEEKGTPQTSTSGSSGEEGEVLATTDTYEVRINAVFFEGNRRALQEIGVDWSTISENVPNAVVGGGGGGQGGGGGQSGGGGGGQQGPPQVPNSQFNANGPFVQVNSKGAQSVSQNVFNSLVNFGEIGSSGIEVQALFSAFEADNLGEILASPTVKVQDGEDGRIQVGQDFSIKQRDIAGNVVEEFFSVGTILEVTPNVIKQQDTTFIHLDISAERSTAQPDPVSTIINKQEAETQSLLLDGETTVIAGLYSTEKSEVRRGVPILKDLPPWFFGLRYLFGYNSKDTQARELVILLKASLEPRIPQRMDKDEFNTMYETLRDERNRMRDEIKESEKALESDAENDFEDLDESERQDDTTDSSPPEPEMEEEKSQKEEMKIEQKEDSVDTSADQNEEEQEMDQQEENREESPTVEDPEVQPQEVPLNLGAAVDGNNEEEKVSNESKEDSLNQEQENQIVDNKQQIDADTTDTQGVETDTTVTQQTQEVVSSQTHYIIAGSFSQMENASIFKDSINSKGYNAMIFEKPDEELFLVSYDQFDDLQKAKEALTRIQEEENTEAWLYSTK; this comes from the coding sequence ATGAGTTTTTATAAATACAGTAATTTCTTAGCGTTCTTATTCTTTTTTCTTTTCATTATCTCCGCAGGGGTACTGGGGCAAAACAGAGATCAGCTACCTTCTGAATTTAGAGAATATACTAATCCTGAGGAGGTTGTTACCTTTGATCGTACTACATCATTTAAGCGAGCAGTTGATGTAATAAATGATTTTGCCCAAAATTTTCGTGATAAAATTGTGCTCGATAAATCTGGTACAGAGGGTAATATTGGTATCTCCGTACCGGCTATGCACTGGTTTGATGCATTAAAGCTTATTCTGCGTGCCAATGATTTGGTGCTTAAGGAAGATAAAGATATTTACGAAATAGTGACTATCGCATCTCAACAAGAAGAAAAAGGGACACCACAAACATCAACATCTGGTAGCAGTGGCGAAGAAGGAGAAGTTCTTGCAACTACCGATACCTATGAGGTTCGCATCAATGCCGTATTTTTTGAAGGTAATCGTCGGGCACTGCAAGAAATTGGGGTTGACTGGTCCACTATTTCGGAGAATGTACCTAACGCCGTTGTCGGTGGTGGCGGTGGTGGACAAGGCGGCGGAGGCGGCCAAAGTGGAGGTGGTGGAGGTGGACAACAAGGCCCTCCGCAAGTTCCGAATTCTCAGTTTAATGCAAATGGTCCATTTGTACAGGTAAACTCAAAAGGAGCTCAGAGTGTATCTCAAAACGTATTTAACTCTCTTGTTAATTTTGGAGAAATAGGGAGCTCAGGTATTGAAGTGCAGGCTTTGTTCAGTGCATTTGAAGCTGATAATCTTGGTGAAATTTTAGCATCGCCTACTGTCAAAGTACAGGATGGAGAAGACGGACGTATTCAGGTAGGGCAGGACTTTTCCATTAAGCAGCGTGATATTGCCGGTAATGTAGTAGAAGAATTCTTTAGTGTGGGTACAATTCTTGAGGTAACACCCAATGTAATTAAGCAACAAGATACTACTTTTATTCATCTGGATATTAGTGCCGAGCGTTCAACGGCTCAGCCAGATCCGGTAAGTACTATTATTAACAAACAGGAAGCTGAAACTCAGTCGCTGTTATTGGACGGAGAAACTACGGTTATAGCTGGATTGTATAGTACCGAAAAAAGTGAAGTGCGACGGGGCGTTCCTATTCTTAAAGATCTTCCACCATGGTTTTTTGGGCTGCGTTATCTGTTTGGATATAATTCAAAGGATACCCAAGCTCGGGAACTTGTTATCTTGCTCAAAGCTTCTTTGGAACCGCGTATTCCCCAACGCATGGATAAGGATGAATTTAATACCATGTATGAGACTCTCCGTGACGAGCGCAACCGTATGCGTGACGAAATTAAGGAAAGCGAAAAAGCTCTTGAGTCTGATGCAGAAAATGATTTTGAAGATCTTGATGAGTCAGAACGGCAGGATGATACAACAGATAGTTCTCCTCCCGAGCCGGAAATGGAAGAAGAAAAGTCACAGAAAGAGGAAATGAAGATTGAACAGAAAGAAGACTCTGTTGATACATCTGCTGACCAGAACGAGGAAGAGCAAGAAATGGATCAGCAGGAAGAGAATAGGGAAGAATCCCCGACTGTTGAGGACCCTGAAGTGCAACCCCAGGAAGTACCATTGAACCTTGGTGCTGCAGTTGATGGAAACAATGAAGAAGAGAAGGTGTCGAATGAATCTAAAGAAGACTCATTAAACCAAGAGCAAGAAAATCAAATAGTGGATAACAAACAGCAAATAGATGCTGACACCACAGATACTCAAGGAGTGGAGACGGATACCACTGTTACACAGCAAACACAAGAGGTGGTATCATCGCAAACACATTATATTATCGCGGGATCTTTTTCTCAGATGGAAAATGCCAGTATTTTCAAGGATAGTATTAACTCGAAAGGTTATAATGCGATGATTTTTGAAAAGCCTGACGAAGAGTTATTCCTTGTCTCCTATGATCAATTTGATGATCTCCAGAAAGCTAAAGAGGCTCTTACAAGAATACAGGAGGAGGAAAATACTGAGGCTTGGTTATACTCCACAAAATAA
- the pilO gene encoding type 4a pilus biogenesis protein PilO, translating into MSYGVRNTLILLIVLIAFIGAGWSYIYFYQLPKIEELEEKVEETQQELDKKQQIADAFPALQKQFEKAKSFFNNYNKALYGDSNEDIVYDFLNSVSVGSAYTDFTFSFDDSTTHGQYGVMNMSISGQGYYRNFVNFIRQLELSKPLNKITGISINPINELESYGKVNFNFKISSFYDRVKLLGEPNLAIENNLLGSVYNPFFPLIRSVKGNKNNLVNIEQSKLLAISGDQVFVLDQNGVMKKLSKGEEVYLGTLTSIDVNEGTATFNLNKGGIVEQVTLQINKDDEKQSGN; encoded by the coding sequence ATGTCGTACGGTGTTCGAAATACACTTATTTTACTGATTGTCCTTATTGCTTTTATTGGGGCAGGCTGGAGCTATATTTATTTTTATCAGCTGCCTAAAATAGAGGAGTTGGAAGAAAAGGTGGAAGAGACCCAACAGGAGCTTGACAAAAAGCAACAGATTGCTGATGCTTTTCCAGCATTGCAGAAGCAATTTGAAAAGGCAAAATCCTTTTTCAACAATTATAATAAAGCACTGTATGGTGACAGTAATGAAGATATTGTGTATGATTTTTTAAATTCCGTAAGTGTAGGATCAGCCTATACTGATTTTACGTTTAGTTTTGATGATTCTACCACCCATGGCCAGTATGGGGTAATGAATATGAGTATCTCAGGACAAGGATATTACCGCAATTTTGTTAATTTTATTCGGCAACTTGAGTTAAGTAAGCCGTTAAATAAAATTACCGGCATTAGTATTAACCCTATAAATGAATTAGAGTCATACGGAAAGGTTAACTTTAATTTTAAGATTAGTAGTTTTTATGACCGGGTTAAACTATTGGGTGAGCCGAACTTGGCGATTGAAAACAATTTACTTGGATCAGTTTACAATCCGTTTTTCCCGTTAATTCGGTCAGTAAAGGGCAACAAAAACAACTTGGTTAACATTGAACAAAGTAAATTATTGGCTATTAGCGGTGATCAGGTCTTTGTGCTTGACCAAAACGGTGTTATGAAAAAATTATCTAAAGGCGAAGAAGTTTATTTAGGTACTCTCACATCCATTGATGTTAATGAAGGAACGGCAACTTTTAACCTCAATAAGGGTGGTATAGTTGAGCAGGTGACTCTGCAGATTAATAAAGATGATGAAAAACAAAGCGGTAATTGA